A window of the Gossypium hirsutum isolate 1008001.06 chromosome A05, Gossypium_hirsutum_v2.1, whole genome shotgun sequence genome harbors these coding sequences:
- the LOC107958779 gene encoding stress-response A/B barrel domain-containing protein UP3 isoform X3 → MSIIEHVVLFKVKGETEQEKVNAMLNNLNSLVSLDPVLHLTAGPVHRIKSPILNFSHMLHSRYKSKEDLNTYSAHPEHQRVVKENVIPICDDIMAVDWVADNDPTPLSPPPGSAFKVTFLKLKESVSNEVQGGILGEIKGVKEGISGIQQMTCGENFSPARAKGFSLASVAVFGGVGEMEAAVGNEEYVNLQKQKVRDNVDGVIVVDYVVPASSP, encoded by the coding sequence ATGTCCATCATTGAGCATGTGGTTCTTTTCAAGGTCAAAGGTGAGACAGAACAGGAAAAGGTCAACGCGATGCTTAATAACCTCAATAGTTTGGTCTCTCTGGATCCTGTCCTGCACCTCACTGCTGGTCCCGTCCATCGTATCAAATCTCCTATCTTGAATTTCTCCCATATGCTCCATAGCCGGTACAAGTCTAAAGAAGATTTGAACACATATTCCGCCCATCCCGAACACCAGCGTGTTGTCAAGGAAAACGTCATCCCCATCTGTGATGATATAATGGCTGTTGATTGGGTTGCCGATAATGATCCCACCCCGCTGTCCCCGCCCCCTGGTTCTGCCTTCAAAGTAACCTTCTTGAAACTCAAAGAGAGTGTTAGCAATGAAGTGCAAGGTGGGATTCTAGGGGAAATTAAAGGGGTGAAGGAGGGGATCTCTGGTATTCAACAGATGACTTGCGGAGAGAATTTCTCACCTGCAAGAGCAAAGGGCTTTTCACTTGCCTCGGTCGCTGTTTTTGGTGGAGTTGGAGAAATGGAGGCAGCAGTGGGAAATGAAGAGTATGTGAACCTACAGAAGCAAAAGGTTAGGGACAATGTGGATGGTGTCATTGTTGTTGATTATGTGGTGCCAGCTTCTTCACCATAG